One genomic window of Actinoplanes lobatus includes the following:
- a CDS encoding bifunctional glycosyltransferase family 2/GtrA family protein produces the protein MIVLIPAYQPDQRLAELVGRLGHHRVVVVDDGSGSPYAEMFAKARRAGAEVITLDRNRGKGFALRTGFAHIEARHPGEDVVCADSDGQHRVEDIEAVAARVRVSGAAMVLGVRRFTGRVPARSRFGNTATRVLFRLITRLAVTDTQTGLRGYPARTLPWLGRVPGDRFEYELRLLLRAAAEKMNVEEVEIATVYLDGNRSSHFRPVIDSARIYGPLLTFAGSSLLAFAVDAALLAGLVTWTGHLTAAAVAARLVSATLNYTVNRSAVFRHGTPAPHRTAAPRYVALAAVCLAANVTLLHLLSAATGSLVIAKLATEIGLFLAGFAIQRAFVFRRAATAPPAAGRAAADRDTTTGAMAA, from the coding sequence ATGATCGTGCTGATCCCCGCGTACCAGCCCGACCAGCGGCTCGCCGAGCTCGTCGGGCGTCTGGGCCACCACCGGGTCGTGGTGGTCGACGACGGCAGCGGTTCCCCGTACGCCGAGATGTTCGCCAAGGCCCGCCGGGCCGGCGCCGAAGTGATCACGCTGGACCGCAACCGGGGCAAGGGTTTCGCGCTGCGGACCGGTTTCGCGCACATCGAGGCGCGCCATCCGGGCGAGGACGTGGTCTGCGCCGACAGCGACGGCCAGCACCGGGTCGAGGACATCGAGGCGGTCGCCGCCCGGGTCCGGGTCTCCGGCGCCGCCATGGTGCTCGGGGTGCGCCGCTTCACCGGCCGGGTCCCGGCCCGCAGCCGGTTCGGCAACACCGCCACCCGGGTCCTGTTCCGCCTGATCACCCGGCTGGCGGTGACCGACACCCAGACCGGGCTGCGCGGCTATCCGGCCCGCACGCTGCCCTGGCTGGGCCGGGTGCCGGGCGACCGGTTCGAGTACGAGCTGCGGCTGCTGCTGCGGGCAGCGGCGGAGAAGATGAACGTCGAGGAGGTCGAGATCGCCACCGTGTACCTGGACGGCAACCGGTCGTCCCATTTCCGGCCGGTGATCGACTCGGCCCGGATCTACGGCCCGCTGCTCACCTTCGCCGGATCGTCGCTGCTCGCCTTCGCGGTGGACGCCGCCCTGCTCGCCGGTCTCGTCACCTGGACCGGCCACCTGACCGCCGCGGCGGTCGCGGCCCGGCTGGTCAGCGCCACGCTGAACTACACCGTCAACCGCAGCGCCGTCTTCCGCCACGGCACGCCCGCGCCGCACCGCACGGCCGCCCCGCGCTACGTCGCCCTCGCCGCGGTCTGCCTGGCCGCCAACGTCACGCTGCTGCACCTGCTGAGCGCGGCGACCGGCTCGCTGGTGATCGCCAAACTGGCCACCGAGATCGGGCTGTTCCTGGCCGGGTTCGCGATCCAGCGGGCGTTCGTCTTCCGCCGCGCCGCGACCGCGCCACCGGCGGCCGGCCGGGCCGCCGCCGACCGCGACACGACCACCGGGGCGATGGCCGCCTGA
- a CDS encoding BTAD domain-containing putative transcriptional regulator, which produces MRFGILGPLWAEHPDGTPIPLGGPRLRALLAMLLLDAGRPVGADRLIDGLYGEHPPAGAGNALQSQVSRLRQMLPVEREPAGYRLAVSPGEVDAHRFAALAADGHRALAAGEPDRAVTLLGEAVALWRGDALADVRDAPFAAGPITRLTELRLTAVEDLHDALLTGARPSPTAITELRGLIAAHPLRERLRSLLIRSLTAAGHTAEALSAYEDARRILADELGADPGPELTALHAALLGPPSRVTPPPEPSPAPARHGVPSQLTSFVGRDGELARVAAALRTGRLVTLHGPGGAGKTRLAAEVAARHDGDVYFAELAAAAPGDVAGTLLTALGVRDPARRDVGRPPGAPQRLAAALAGRRLLLVLDNCEQVVDEAAALAGHLLPRAPELRILATSREPLGLTGEVLHPVGGLPVPPEDSTDLDAFPAVRLFADRAADVSPGFRVTRANAAAIRRICRTLDGLPLAVELAAARLHALPVGEVAARLDDRFRLLSRAGRGVTARHRTLQAVVDWSWDLLTEPERRLARRFAAFASGATLDAVERVCGPLPDTVELLAGLVSKSLIERDGDRYRMLETIREYCAGRLDEAGERDRMHRAHAGYFLDLAAGADPVLRTAGQLTALERLDADRDNLHTALRRSASAGAPRTALRLVAALSFYWWLRGLRAEAATLAGLALEAAGPEPPPDLTEEYVMSVFTAALGGSARPSGRWTEFMRTLTAPPRQPFLLYLSAMAVGPPDGGAGDIVALNRYLRAQLTGDPWSEALGAIGGGWMVLFSGADPALAEPEFRASLAGFRALGERWGAMLALSGLAETAAWRGDPAAGTASVAEALRLAGELGSTVDVADLLRGRAEARHAAGDRAGAAEDFTRSAELARRAGAPELTAAALLGLGALALDRGDLPEATRLCSAALATCPEGWYSAEGTRMAILLALGRVAEAAGDPGTAAARYREMFTARGGMLGFQVLAEGIDRLAALALADGAPERAAHLLGAVQSLALRPGPESSPLGAATAAAARAALGETRYAAALAHGASLTPEQALALPGG; this is translated from the coding sequence ATGCGGTTCGGCATCCTCGGTCCCCTGTGGGCGGAGCACCCGGACGGGACCCCGATCCCGCTCGGTGGGCCCCGCCTGCGGGCGCTGCTCGCGATGCTGCTGCTCGACGCCGGCCGTCCGGTGGGCGCCGACCGCCTGATCGACGGGCTCTACGGCGAGCATCCGCCCGCCGGGGCCGGCAACGCCCTCCAGTCCCAGGTGTCACGCCTGCGGCAGATGCTGCCGGTCGAGCGGGAACCGGCCGGGTACCGGCTGGCCGTCTCCCCCGGCGAGGTCGACGCCCATCGCTTCGCCGCGCTCGCCGCCGACGGCCACCGGGCGCTGGCCGCCGGCGAACCGGACCGGGCGGTCACCCTGCTCGGCGAGGCCGTCGCCCTCTGGCGCGGCGACGCCCTCGCCGACGTCCGGGACGCACCGTTCGCCGCCGGCCCGATCACCCGTCTCACCGAGCTGCGCCTCACCGCCGTCGAGGATCTGCACGACGCGCTCCTGACCGGCGCACGGCCCTCCCCCACCGCGATCACCGAGCTGCGCGGCCTGATCGCCGCGCATCCGCTGCGCGAGCGCCTCCGGTCCCTGCTGATCCGTTCGCTCACGGCCGCGGGCCACACCGCCGAGGCCCTTTCCGCGTACGAGGACGCGCGCCGGATCCTCGCCGACGAACTGGGCGCCGACCCGGGCCCCGAACTGACCGCCCTGCACGCCGCCCTCCTCGGCCCGCCGTCCCGGGTCACGCCGCCGCCGGAGCCCTCCCCCGCCCCGGCCCGGCACGGGGTGCCCAGCCAGCTGACCAGCTTCGTGGGGCGGGACGGGGAGCTGGCGCGGGTGGCGGCGGCGTTGCGTACCGGGCGGCTGGTGACCCTGCACGGGCCCGGTGGCGCGGGCAAGACCAGGCTCGCCGCCGAGGTCGCGGCCCGGCACGACGGTGACGTGTACTTCGCCGAGCTGGCCGCCGCCGCTCCCGGTGACGTGGCCGGGACGCTGCTCACCGCGCTGGGGGTGCGGGATCCGGCGCGGCGGGACGTGGGCCGGCCGCCCGGCGCCCCGCAACGCCTGGCCGCCGCCCTGGCCGGCCGCCGGCTGCTGCTGGTCCTGGACAACTGCGAGCAGGTGGTCGACGAGGCCGCCGCGCTGGCCGGCCATCTGCTGCCGCGCGCCCCGGAGCTGCGGATCCTGGCCACCAGCCGGGAGCCGCTCGGGCTCACCGGCGAGGTGCTGCACCCGGTCGGCGGCCTGCCGGTCCCGCCGGAGGACAGCACCGACCTGGACGCGTTCCCGGCGGTGCGCCTGTTCGCCGACCGGGCCGCGGACGTCTCCCCCGGGTTCCGCGTCACGCGTGCGAACGCCGCCGCGATCCGCCGGATCTGCCGCACCCTGGACGGCCTGCCGCTGGCCGTGGAACTGGCCGCCGCCCGCCTGCACGCGCTCCCGGTCGGCGAGGTGGCGGCCCGCCTCGACGACCGGTTCCGGCTGCTGTCGCGGGCCGGTCGCGGCGTCACCGCCCGTCACCGCACCCTCCAGGCCGTGGTCGACTGGAGCTGGGACCTGCTCACCGAACCGGAACGCCGGCTGGCCCGCCGGTTCGCGGCCTTCGCCTCCGGCGCGACCCTGGACGCCGTCGAGCGGGTGTGCGGGCCACTGCCGGACACCGTCGAACTGCTGGCCGGGTTGGTCTCCAAGTCGCTGATCGAACGCGACGGCGACCGCTACCGGATGCTGGAGACGATCCGCGAGTACTGCGCCGGGCGGCTGGACGAGGCCGGCGAGCGGGACCGGATGCACCGCGCCCACGCCGGATACTTCCTCGACCTGGCGGCCGGCGCCGACCCGGTGCTGCGGACCGCCGGGCAGCTCACCGCCCTGGAGCGCCTCGACGCGGACCGCGACAACCTGCACACCGCGTTGCGGCGCAGCGCCTCGGCCGGCGCGCCGCGGACCGCGCTGCGCCTGGTGGCGGCGCTCTCCTTCTACTGGTGGCTGCGCGGGCTCCGGGCCGAGGCCGCGACGCTCGCCGGGCTCGCCCTGGAGGCGGCGGGCCCGGAGCCGCCGCCGGACCTCACCGAGGAGTACGTGATGAGCGTCTTCACGGCGGCCCTCGGCGGCTCGGCCCGGCCGTCCGGGCGCTGGACCGAGTTCATGCGCACGCTGACCGCCCCTCCCCGGCAGCCGTTTCTGCTCTACCTGTCGGCGATGGCGGTCGGCCCGCCGGACGGCGGCGCCGGTGACATCGTGGCCCTCAACCGGTACCTGCGCGCCCAGCTGACCGGCGACCCGTGGAGCGAGGCCCTCGGCGCCATCGGCGGCGGCTGGATGGTGCTGTTCTCCGGCGCCGACCCGGCCCTGGCCGAACCCGAGTTCCGGGCCTCGCTGGCCGGCTTCCGGGCCCTCGGGGAACGCTGGGGCGCCATGCTCGCCCTGTCCGGCCTGGCCGAGACCGCCGCCTGGCGCGGCGACCCGGCGGCCGGGACGGCGTCCGTCGCCGAGGCGCTGCGGCTGGCCGGGGAACTGGGCTCCACGGTCGACGTGGCCGACCTGCTCCGCGGCCGCGCCGAGGCCCGGCACGCGGCCGGCGACCGGGCCGGCGCGGCCGAGGACTTCACCCGCTCCGCCGAGCTGGCCCGCCGGGCCGGCGCCCCCGAGCTCACCGCGGCCGCCCTGCTCGGCCTGGGCGCGCTGGCCCTCGACCGAGGCGACCTGCCCGAGGCCACCCGGCTCTGCTCGGCGGCGCTGGCCACCTGCCCGGAGGGCTGGTACAGCGCCGAGGGCACCCGGATGGCGATCCTGCTGGCGCTGGGCCGCGTCGCCGAGGCCGCCGGCGACCCGGGGACGGCCGCGGCCCGCTACCGCGAGATGTTCACGGCGCGCGGCGGCATGCTCGGCTTCCAGGTGCTGGCCGAGGGCATCGACCGGCTCGCCGCCCTCGCGCTGGCCGACGGCGCCCCGGAACGCGCCGCCCACCTGCTCGGCGCGGTCCAGTCGCTGGCCCTGCGCCCCGGCCCGGAGTCGTCCCCGCTGGGCGCGGCGACCGCGGCGGCCGCGCGCGCCGCGCTGGGCGAGACCCGGTACGCGGCGGCGCTCGCCCACGGCGCGTCGCTCACCCCGGAGCAGGCGCTCGCCCTCCCCGGTGGCTGA
- a CDS encoding ATP-binding cassette domain-containing protein encodes MQTTFAVVAERLRKRYRGGHGATALDGFDLRVPAGTVYGLLGPNGAGKTTAVRALTTLLRFDAGRAEVAGADVAREPGTVRERIALTGQYAAVDELLSGRQNLVLFGRLHRLSGPAARRRADELLERFGLTEAAGRSAKDYSGGMRRRLDLATSMIRRPRVLFLDEPTTGLDPRSRNQVWEAVRGLVADGTTVLLTTQYLDEADQLAARIAVVDAGRVVAEGSPDELKAAIGADRLEVVVRDADRLAEAAAAVARAVGASPDADPDQRRLRVPVTDRVGGLTAAARALQDAGITIADLGVHRPTLDEVFLNLTRTEAPR; translated from the coding sequence ATGCAGACGACATTCGCGGTCGTGGCCGAGAGGCTGCGGAAACGGTATCGGGGCGGGCACGGGGCCACCGCGCTCGACGGATTCGATCTCCGGGTGCCCGCCGGGACGGTGTACGGCCTGCTCGGCCCGAACGGGGCGGGCAAGACCACGGCGGTGCGGGCGCTCACCACGCTGTTGCGGTTCGACGCCGGCCGGGCGGAGGTGGCCGGCGCCGACGTCGCCCGGGAGCCCGGGACGGTCCGTGAGCGGATCGCGCTGACCGGCCAGTACGCGGCCGTCGACGAGCTGCTCAGCGGGCGGCAGAACCTGGTGCTGTTCGGGCGGCTGCACCGGCTGAGCGGCCCGGCCGCGCGCCGCCGGGCCGACGAGCTGCTGGAGCGGTTCGGGCTGACCGAGGCGGCGGGCCGGTCGGCGAAGGACTACTCGGGCGGCATGCGGCGGCGGCTCGACCTGGCGACCAGCATGATCCGGCGGCCCCGGGTGCTGTTCCTGGACGAGCCGACCACCGGGCTCGACCCGCGCAGCCGCAACCAGGTGTGGGAGGCGGTACGCGGCCTGGTCGCCGACGGCACCACGGTGCTGCTGACCACGCAGTACCTGGACGAGGCCGATCAGCTGGCCGCCCGGATCGCGGTGGTGGACGCCGGCCGGGTGGTGGCCGAGGGCAGCCCGGACGAGCTGAAGGCGGCGATCGGCGCGGACCGGCTCGAGGTGGTGGTCCGGGACGCGGACCGGCTGGCCGAGGCGGCCGCCGCGGTGGCCCGGGCGGTGGGCGCCAGCCCGGACGCGGACCCCGATCAGCGGCGGCTGCGGGTGCCGGTCACCGACCGGGTGGGCGGTCTGACGGCGGCGGCCCGGGCTCTCCAGGACGCCGGGATCACCATCGCCGACCTGGGCGTCCACCGGCCGACGCTGGACGAGGTCTTCCTCAACCTGACCCGGACGGAGGCGCCGCGATGA